In a genomic window of Flavobacterium lipolyticum:
- a CDS encoding RNA polymerase sigma factor yields MVKSKIHPDQMYIEGIAANNSAVIQSIYKKFVPKVVMFVMNNSGDKEHAQDVVQEVMILLFNQAKAKTLQLTCPFDAYFFLLCKRKWLNELKKTSNKGVTINEDAVSMNESALELIGQTEEFDERQQLFDVMFQKLGDKCQELLKLSFTTKTMEEVAAKLNVTYGYVRKKKSLCVGQLTQWIQEAGNFKSLKNN; encoded by the coding sequence ATGGTTAAGAGTAAAATTCATCCCGATCAAATGTATATTGAAGGCATTGCTGCAAATAACTCTGCAGTCATTCAAAGCATTTACAAAAAATTCGTTCCCAAGGTGGTCATGTTTGTCATGAACAATTCCGGAGATAAGGAACATGCTCAGGATGTGGTTCAGGAAGTCATGATTTTACTTTTTAATCAGGCCAAAGCGAAGACATTGCAATTGACTTGTCCTTTTGACGCTTACTTTTTTTTATTGTGCAAAAGGAAATGGCTTAACGAACTTAAAAAAACATCCAATAAAGGGGTAACAATTAATGAGGATGCAGTATCTATGAATGAATCTGCTCTTGAATTAATTGGTCAAACCGAAGAATTTGATGAAAGACAACAGCTCTTTGATGTCATGTTTCAAAAATTGGGAGACAAATGTCAGGAGTTGTTAAAACTAAGTTTCACCACCAAAACCATGGAAGAAGTTGCAGCGAAACTCAATGTGACTTACGGGTATGTTCGTAAGAAAAAATCGTTGTGCGTAGGGCAATTGACACAGTGGATTCAGGAAGCCGGGAATTTTAAATCGTTAAAAAATAATTAG
- a CDS encoding tetratricopeptide repeat protein, with protein sequence MNEERYILFDQYLQGEMTVEEKDSFEKQLSEDHELASAFETFKEVQLQLKSKFEHEREREAFTANLTEISEKHFNTNKPKVVQMRPWYFAAAASIVILFGLFFFDYNQNPDFEDFNHPETASFVERGDADETLKQAEKAFNEKNYELAIPFFEEILKENKTPEIQYFYGVSLLEESDYKEAEAVFNELKSGSSAYKEKAKWSLALSKLKQKDYNACREILQTISQDYENYDDVQELLDELD encoded by the coding sequence ATGAACGAAGAACGTTACATATTATTCGATCAATATCTTCAGGGAGAAATGACTGTTGAGGAAAAAGATAGTTTTGAGAAACAATTGTCTGAGGATCATGAACTGGCTTCAGCCTTTGAAACTTTCAAAGAAGTGCAGTTGCAGCTCAAAAGTAAATTTGAACACGAAAGAGAGAGAGAAGCCTTTACGGCAAATCTGACGGAGATTTCAGAGAAACATTTCAATACAAATAAACCTAAAGTGGTTCAGATGCGCCCTTGGTATTTTGCAGCAGCGGCATCGATCGTTATTTTATTCGGATTGTTCTTTTTTGATTACAATCAGAATCCTGATTTTGAAGATTTTAATCATCCCGAAACCGCTTCTTTTGTCGAACGTGGTGATGCGGATGAAACGTTAAAACAAGCAGAAAAAGCATTCAACGAAAAGAATTATGAACTGGCAATTCCGTTTTTTGAAGAAATTTTAAAAGAGAATAAAACACCTGAAATACAATATTTTTATGGGGTTTCTTTACTGGAAGAAAGTGATTATAAAGAAGCAGAAGCAGTTTTTAATGAACTAAAATCAGGTTCTTCAGCTTACAAAGAAAAAGCCAAATGGAGTCTGGCACTGTCCAAATTAAAACAGAAAGATTACAATGCCTGCAGAGAAATCCTGCAGACCATTTCGCAGGATTATGAAAACTACGATGATGTTCAGGAGTTGCTGGACGAGTTAGATTGA
- a CDS encoding S41 family peptidase — protein MNKITLVLLIVCTQTIFASAKITETEKLTATCKVWGFLKYYHPKIGSGQVNWDSQLLEKLPLIEKAQTKEEFSLILENWIDDLGEVKMVAPIVIPKEVEFFDKNFDLSWFNNKLFSKKLSKKLKFIENNRFQSNEEFDYNFDSFKYLKNYFDLDYTNKSSRILMLFAYWNVIEYYFPYKYVMDQKWDLSLQQVLPLVLEAKKGNEFYIALKKLTAKLNDSHVETTTYGPEVVGKRPVYFPATGRIIEEKLVVTEILGDSLAQADNIKIGDVITKIKGKTIKELIQENRDFISASNEAKFLDKVTLPILKSYDENVEVEFLKDGQYETKSMIWFNYHDSHRNEFKKGAIKKKEKFKLLDNNIGYVDMGIIKNRHIPDMIEALKSTQAIVFDMRNYPNETYELIANFLNPAEKKFCDYTMPYLNYPGRYTWKEGIKCGFENKDNYKGKVVVLLNEQSMSQSEWTAMCFQAAGNTTIIGSQTAGTDGNVFDLEFKGFHTRYTGIGVYYTDRRETQRIGIVPDIEVKPTIKGIQEGKDEVLDRALLFVKTGK, from the coding sequence ATGAACAAAATTACTTTAGTTCTACTTATTGTATGCACTCAAACGATCTTTGCCTCTGCCAAAATCACAGAAACCGAAAAACTTACTGCGACCTGCAAAGTTTGGGGATTCTTAAAATATTATCACCCAAAAATTGGCAGTGGACAAGTGAATTGGGACAGTCAGCTTTTAGAAAAATTACCATTAATAGAAAAAGCGCAAACCAAAGAAGAGTTTTCACTAATTCTCGAAAACTGGATTGATGATTTAGGAGAAGTTAAAATGGTTGCGCCAATTGTAATCCCAAAAGAGGTTGAATTCTTCGATAAAAATTTTGACTTAAGCTGGTTTAATAATAAGCTGTTTTCTAAAAAACTTTCCAAAAAATTGAAGTTTATCGAAAATAACAGATTTCAAAGCAATGAGGAATTTGATTATAATTTTGATAGTTTTAAGTATCTGAAAAACTATTTCGATCTGGATTACACCAATAAAAGTTCTCGAATACTAATGTTGTTTGCCTATTGGAATGTGATAGAATATTATTTTCCGTATAAATATGTAATGGATCAAAAGTGGGATCTGAGTTTACAGCAGGTACTGCCACTTGTGCTTGAGGCTAAAAAAGGAAATGAATTTTACATAGCACTTAAAAAACTGACAGCCAAGCTCAATGACAGTCATGTCGAAACAACAACGTACGGACCAGAAGTTGTCGGGAAAAGACCGGTTTACTTTCCTGCAACGGGTAGAATAATCGAAGAAAAACTGGTTGTTACAGAGATATTAGGGGATAGTCTGGCTCAGGCAGACAATATAAAAATCGGAGATGTAATTACAAAAATAAAGGGCAAAACGATAAAAGAGCTAATTCAGGAGAATCGGGACTTCATCAGTGCTTCCAACGAGGCTAAGTTTTTAGATAAAGTTACGTTGCCTATTTTGAAAAGTTACGATGAAAATGTTGAGGTAGAATTTTTAAAAGACGGCCAGTACGAAACAAAATCAATGATTTGGTTTAATTACCATGATTCTCATCGAAATGAATTTAAAAAGGGAGCTATTAAAAAGAAAGAGAAATTTAAACTGTTAGACAATAATATTGGTTATGTAGATATGGGGATCATAAAGAATAGACATATTCCGGATATGATTGAAGCTCTGAAATCTACACAGGCAATTGTTTTTGATATGCGAAATTATCCCAATGAAACGTATGAATTAATCGCCAATTTTTTGAATCCTGCGGAAAAAAAATTCTGCGATTACACCATGCCCTATTTAAATTATCCGGGACGTTATACATGGAAAGAAGGGATAAAGTGCGGATTTGAAAACAAAGATAATTATAAAGGGAAAGTTGTAGTGTTGCTTAATGAGCAATCTATGAGTCAATCTGAATGGACAGCAATGTGTTTTCAAGCCGCAGGGAATACCACCATAATCGGAAGCCAGACCGCAGGAACAGACGGGAATGTATTTGATCTTGAATTTAAAGGATTTCATACCCGATATACCGGAATTGGGGTTTATTATACGGATCGACGTGAAACCCAGAGAATTGGGATTGTTCCGGATATTGAAGTCAAACCAACCATCAAAGGAATTCAGGAAGGTAAAGACGAAGTTCTGGATCGCGCATTACTGTTTGTTAAAACAGGGAAATAA
- a CDS encoding TatD family hydrolase produces MNLKPIITDTHTHLYSEEFDQDRDEMMQRAINAGVTRFFIPAIDAAATQSMYDLEQNYPDYVYLMMGLHPTYVKDNYEEELKHVETELAKRKFYAVGEIGIDLYWDQTHLKEQQIAFKRQIQLAKQYKLPIVIHCREAFDEIFEVLEEEKSADLFGIFHCFSGTYEQAVQALSYNMKLGIGGVVTFKNGKIDQFLNQIDLKHIVLETDSPYLAPIPYRGKRNESSYLVNVIAKLADIYDVSEAEIAERTTQNSKDVFGI; encoded by the coding sequence TTGAATTTGAAGCCCATAATTACCGATACACATACCCATTTATATTCTGAAGAATTTGATCAGGACCGCGACGAGATGATGCAGAGAGCTATAAATGCCGGAGTAACCCGTTTTTTTATTCCTGCGATTGATGCCGCTGCCACACAGTCGATGTACGATCTGGAGCAAAATTATCCGGATTATGTATACCTGATGATGGGGTTGCATCCGACCTATGTGAAAGACAATTACGAAGAAGAATTAAAACATGTAGAAACGGAGCTGGCCAAACGAAAGTTTTACGCTGTGGGTGAAATCGGAATCGATTTGTACTGGGATCAAACGCATCTAAAAGAGCAGCAAATTGCTTTTAAAAGACAAATTCAACTGGCAAAACAATACAAATTACCTATTGTAATTCACTGTCGTGAGGCTTTTGATGAAATCTTTGAAGTACTGGAAGAGGAAAAATCAGCGGATTTATTTGGAATTTTTCATTGCTTTTCAGGTACATACGAGCAGGCAGTTCAGGCGCTGTCTTACAATATGAAGCTGGGAATTGGCGGAGTGGTAACTTTCAAGAACGGAAAAATCGATCAGTTTCTAAATCAGATCGATTTAAAACACATCGTTCTGGAAACCGATTCGCCTTATTTAGCTCCAATTCCATACCGTGGAAAGCGAAATGAAAGTAGTTATCTGGTAAATGTTATCGCCAAATTAGCCGATATATATGATGTTTCTGAGGCAGAAATTGCAGAGCGAACCACTCAGAATTCTAAAGACGTTTTTGGGATTTAA
- a CDS encoding 1-acyl-sn-glycerol-3-phosphate acyltransferase, protein MQRFDAIRPFYDSEINEALHDVVNHPMMKTMMNFTFPEVADEVWKEQLKKTHSIRDFQCNFIYNTIQKVLEKSSEGLTTSGFEKLEKNTSYLFISNHRDILLDTTLLNVCLFEHGLVMTASAIGDNLVKKAFLSTLAKLNRNFLVLRGLSPREMLQSSKLLSEYIGQLLLRENRSVWIAQREGRTKDGNDETNPGVLKMIGMGSDEPNLMDYFKKLKIVPVSISYEYDPTDVLKMPQLMAEANNEVYVKDKNEDFMNILSGIMGTKKRIHISVGDVLDTEIDQITAENDNANKQVQALAQVIDDSVLKNYQLWPTNFIAYDILNETNKFAHLYKESEKSLFERRLEMRIGSDNPVTRQGFLAMYANPVVNKLKYQDVI, encoded by the coding sequence ATGCAGAGATTTGATGCCATTCGACCGTTTTATGATTCTGAAATAAATGAAGCACTTCATGATGTAGTCAATCATCCAATGATGAAAACCATGATGAACTTTACTTTTCCGGAAGTAGCAGATGAGGTTTGGAAAGAGCAGCTAAAAAAGACACATTCTATTCGTGATTTTCAATGCAACTTTATTTATAACACTATACAAAAAGTTTTAGAGAAAAGTTCTGAAGGTCTTACTACTTCAGGATTTGAAAAACTGGAAAAAAACACCTCTTACTTATTCATCTCTAATCACAGAGATATATTATTAGATACTACTTTATTAAATGTTTGCCTTTTTGAGCACGGATTAGTCATGACGGCCTCTGCGATTGGAGACAATCTGGTTAAAAAAGCATTCCTGAGTACTTTAGCAAAACTAAATCGAAACTTTTTGGTTCTAAGAGGTTTATCGCCAAGAGAAATGCTGCAGAGTTCTAAATTATTATCGGAATATATCGGACAATTATTACTTCGTGAGAATCGTTCGGTTTGGATTGCACAGAGAGAAGGCCGTACCAAAGACGGAAACGATGAAACCAATCCGGGAGTTTTAAAAATGATCGGAATGGGATCTGATGAGCCTAATCTAATGGATTATTTTAAGAAATTAAAAATTGTTCCCGTGTCCATTTCATACGAATACGATCCAACAGATGTTCTGAAGATGCCACAGTTAATGGCCGAAGCCAATAATGAGGTTTATGTTAAAGACAAAAACGAAGATTTCATGAATATCCTGAGTGGTATCATGGGAACTAAAAAAAGAATACACATTTCGGTTGGAGATGTTTTAGATACAGAAATCGATCAGATTACAGCCGAGAATGACAATGCCAACAAACAAGTACAGGCTTTGGCTCAGGTTATTGACGATTCGGTTTTGAAAAATTATCAATTATGGCCAACTAATTTTATTGCTTACGATATTTTAAACGAGACCAATAAGTTTGCTCATCTGTACAAAGAAAGCGAAAAATCGTTGTTCGAGCGTCGTTTAGAAATGCGTATCGGAAGTGATAACCCAGTAACAAGACAAGGATTTTTGGCCATGTACGCTAATCCGGTTGTTAATAAATTAAAATATCAGGATGTCATCTAA
- a CDS encoding asparaginase, which translates to MSSKPKILLIYTGGTIGMSKDFETGALKAFNFGKLLQKIPEIKQLDCDIETVSFEEPIDSSNMNPQEWTKIAAIIEENYIAYDGFVVLHGSDTMSYSASALSFMLENLAKPVVFTGSQLPIGDLRTDAKENLITAIQIASLQENGKPVITEVCLYFEYKLYRGNRTSKVNAEHFRAFTAPNYPELVESGVHLKLNTHLFLPVKTDAKLIVHKEMDNHVAIIKMFPGMSEVVLASILAIKDLKGIVLETYGSGNAPTEDWFLDLIEKAIQSGLHIVNVTQCSGGSVNMGQYETSTALKSLGVISGKDITTEAAITKLMYLLGQNIPQTEFKAIFETALRGEISL; encoded by the coding sequence ATGTCATCTAAACCAAAAATACTACTAATCTATACTGGTGGAACTATCGGTATGAGTAAAGATTTTGAGACAGGCGCGCTCAAAGCGTTCAACTTTGGTAAATTATTACAAAAGATACCTGAAATCAAACAATTGGACTGCGATATTGAAACGGTTTCGTTTGAAGAGCCGATAGATTCCTCGAATATGAATCCTCAAGAGTGGACGAAAATTGCCGCTATTATTGAGGAAAATTATATTGCTTACGACGGGTTTGTAGTACTTCATGGTTCAGATACCATGTCGTATTCCGCTTCGGCATTGAGTTTTATGTTGGAGAATTTGGCAAAACCAGTAGTGTTTACAGGTTCCCAGCTTCCGATAGGAGACTTGCGTACCGATGCTAAAGAAAACCTGATTACAGCCATTCAGATTGCTTCATTGCAGGAAAACGGAAAACCGGTAATCACGGAGGTTTGTTTGTATTTTGAATATAAACTGTACCGCGGTAACCGAACTTCAAAAGTAAATGCAGAACATTTCAGAGCATTTACAGCACCAAACTATCCGGAATTAGTAGAGTCAGGAGTTCATTTAAAGTTGAACACACATTTATTTCTTCCTGTAAAGACAGACGCGAAACTAATCGTTCATAAAGAAATGGACAATCATGTTGCAATCATCAAAATGTTCCCTGGAATGAGTGAAGTGGTTTTAGCTTCAATTCTGGCGATTAAAGATCTAAAGGGAATCGTTTTGGAAACCTACGGTTCCGGTAATGCACCAACTGAAGACTGGTTTTTAGATTTGATTGAGAAAGCAATTCAGTCCGGATTACACATTGTTAACGTGACTCAATGTTCAGGTGGAAGCGTCAATATGGGACAATACGAAACCAGTACCGCTTTAAAATCTCTTGGAGTTATCTCCGGAAAGGACATTACCACGGAAGCAGCCATAACAAAATTAATGTATCTGCTGGGACAAAATATTCCGCAAACTGAATTTAAGGCAATTTTCGAAACAGCTTTACGCGGGGAGATTTCGCTATAA
- a CDS encoding MFS transporter: MFKALKSKNFKLFFYGQSVSVIGTWLQKTAVSWMIYSVTGSVFLLGLATFLSMIPSLFLAPLAGSIIGRYDRHRAMILLQSLAMLQAGALALLIYLKIYNINFILALSLIQGIINSFDMTCRQTMMIDIVDNKEDLPNAVALNSTLNNFARIAGPALAGIILHNYGEDICFIGNFLSYIPVLISLLMMKITPHIKATEKMRMVDDFLEGLDYIKKESEMAKMLLMLMCSSLFVISFNTLMPVFAKDLFSGNAQTFSWFESAAGIGSILSAIYLANLKKADNMGKIMIAASLLLGFSIIVLAYSNNLTVALICMALSGLGMMAQTSSINIYVQTQSPVHLRSRSISYYLMAYQGMIPVGSLIIGYVSHIIGTRETVAIQGVVCIISVIVYVYYKKQSSEEEFGTCEVRYKN; encoded by the coding sequence ATGTTTAAAGCGTTAAAATCTAAAAACTTCAAGTTGTTCTTTTACGGACAATCTGTTTCTGTAATTGGAACCTGGCTTCAAAAAACAGCTGTAAGCTGGATGATTTACAGCGTGACGGGTTCGGTTTTCTTACTGGGATTAGCGACATTTTTAAGCATGATCCCGTCCTTGTTCCTGGCTCCCTTGGCCGGAAGTATTATTGGCCGTTACGACAGACACCGCGCTATGATTCTATTGCAATCTTTGGCGATGCTTCAGGCAGGTGCTTTGGCCCTGTTAATTTATCTAAAAATATACAACATCAACTTTATTCTGGCCTTGAGTTTAATTCAGGGAATCATCAATTCTTTTGACATGACTTGCCGACAAACGATGATGATTGATATTGTTGACAATAAAGAGGACTTGCCCAATGCAGTGGCCTTAAACTCTACGCTGAATAATTTTGCCCGAATTGCCGGACCTGCCTTAGCCGGAATTATTCTGCACAATTATGGTGAGGACATTTGTTTTATTGGTAACTTCTTAAGCTACATTCCGGTTCTGATTTCTTTATTGATGATGAAAATCACACCGCATATTAAAGCCACCGAAAAAATGAGAATGGTAGACGACTTTCTTGAAGGTCTGGATTATATTAAAAAAGAAAGTGAGATGGCCAAAATGCTTCTGATGTTAATGTGCAGCAGCTTGTTTGTGATTTCGTTCAATACTTTAATGCCTGTTTTTGCCAAGGATCTTTTTAGCGGAAACGCGCAGACTTTCAGTTGGTTTGAAAGTGCTGCCGGAATTGGTTCAATACTGTCTGCCATTTATCTGGCCAATCTTAAAAAAGCAGACAATATGGGTAAAATAATGATCGCTGCGAGCTTATTATTAGGTTTTAGCATTATCGTACTGGCCTATTCCAATAATCTTACTGTGGCGCTTATTTGCATGGCTCTGAGCGGCCTGGGAATGATGGCACAAACTTCCTCTATAAATATTTACGTTCAGACACAAAGTCCTGTGCACCTGCGTTCGAGAAGTATTAGTTACTATCTGATGGCGTATCAGGGAATGATTCCTGTGGGAAGTCTGATTATCGGATATGTTTCGCACATTATCGGAACCCGAGAAACTGTTGCCATTCAGGGTGTTGTGTGTATTATTTCGGTAATTGTTTATGTGTACTACAAAAAACAAAGTTCTGAAGAAGAGTTTGGAACTTGTGAGGTTCGCTACAAAAATTGA
- a CDS encoding LysR substrate-binding domain-containing protein, translating into MEIYQLEYFIKTAEVLHFTKAAELCFVTQSGLSQQIKKLEEELEMPLFKRIGKKVQLTEAGAVFLIHAKKVIENVENGKQAIEDLNEMIGGELRIGVTYIFGLLILPVINTFAKQYPNLKIVVEYGTTEALEQKLLTNELDLVLVISSHEINIPVEKVPLFTSQMVLVVSKTHSLAALDKIAFKKIEEIPLVLPGKGSNSREFVEELFAKNKMRPRISIELNSIHALLQMVQDSDWATIVAEKALKGWDDLKAIQITGVPTKRESFMLTLGGYQKKAVKLFMEEFRKSM; encoded by the coding sequence ATGGAAATTTATCAATTGGAATATTTTATAAAAACGGCTGAGGTACTTCATTTTACCAAAGCGGCCGAATTGTGTTTTGTAACCCAATCGGGCTTATCACAGCAAATAAAGAAACTCGAAGAAGAACTCGAAATGCCTTTGTTTAAAAGGATCGGTAAAAAAGTACAGCTTACTGAGGCTGGTGCTGTTTTCCTGATTCACGCCAAAAAAGTTATTGAGAATGTAGAAAACGGAAAACAAGCTATCGAAGATTTAAACGAAATGATTGGCGGTGAACTGCGAATTGGCGTAACCTATATCTTCGGACTTTTAATTTTGCCGGTTATCAATACGTTTGCCAAACAATATCCCAATCTGAAAATTGTCGTCGAATACGGCACGACAGAAGCTTTAGAACAAAAATTATTAACGAACGAATTAGACCTGGTTCTGGTGATTTCGTCACATGAAATAAATATTCCCGTTGAGAAAGTTCCTTTGTTTACGTCACAAATGGTATTGGTTGTTTCGAAAACACATTCTTTAGCGGCTTTAGACAAAATTGCATTTAAGAAAATAGAGGAAATTCCGCTTGTTTTGCCTGGAAAAGGTTCAAACTCCAGAGAATTTGTAGAAGAATTATTCGCTAAAAACAAAATGAGACCCAGGATTTCGATCGAACTAAACTCCATTCACGCCCTGCTGCAAATGGTGCAGGACAGTGACTGGGCTACTATAGTTGCCGAGAAAGCCCTAAAAGGCTGGGACGACCTCAAAGCCATTCAGATTACAGGAGTTCCCACAAAAAGAGAATCGTTTATGCTGACCCTTGGAGGCTACCAAAAAAAGGCCGTAAAACTGTTTATGGAAGAATTTCGAAAAAGTATGTAA
- a CDS encoding Fic family protein encodes MAIYIHQIKNWPNLLWNEQEFISLLSEVRNLQGKLMGKVELLGFELKDEANLETLIQDVIQTSKIEGEILNPELVRSSIATRLGLEYPGLGYSDRNVDGIVELMLDATQNDNKTLTDDRLFGWHASLFPSGRSGIHKIEVANWRSGAMQVVSGGMGREIVHYEAPKAEQLASEMKQFIDWYNDDENLESLLKAAVAHLWFITIHPFNDGNGRIARAITDMQLSKSDGVNRRFYSMSTEINNQKKSYYAILERTQKGDLDITEWILWFLECLKNSILNSSTIVDKVVKKHQFWVKNAKLISNKRQQKVLNMLMDNFEGNLNTGKWAKITKTSTDTALRDITDLVNKGILIKASSGGRSTHYILNDPLK; translated from the coding sequence ATGGCAATCTACATTCATCAGATTAAAAACTGGCCTAATCTATTGTGGAATGAGCAAGAATTTATTTCGTTATTAAGCGAAGTTAGAAACCTGCAAGGCAAACTCATGGGCAAGGTTGAGCTGTTAGGCTTCGAATTAAAAGATGAAGCCAACTTAGAAACTTTGATTCAAGATGTAATACAAACTTCAAAAATAGAGGGTGAAATATTAAATCCCGAATTAGTACGTTCCTCAATTGCTACAAGACTTGGCTTGGAATATCCCGGTTTAGGATATTCAGACAGGAATGTCGACGGAATTGTAGAATTAATGCTCGATGCGACTCAAAATGACAACAAAACATTGACCGATGATCGTTTGTTTGGCTGGCATGCTTCGCTATTCCCGTCGGGAAGAAGCGGTATTCATAAGATTGAAGTGGCAAACTGGCGGTCAGGCGCAATGCAAGTTGTGTCTGGCGGAATGGGTAGAGAAATTGTACATTATGAAGCTCCAAAAGCCGAACAATTAGCATCCGAAATGAAGCAATTTATTGATTGGTACAATGATGATGAAAATTTAGAGTCCTTACTAAAAGCTGCTGTAGCTCATTTATGGTTTATCACCATACATCCTTTTAATGATGGCAATGGAAGAATAGCCAGGGCAATTACAGATATGCAACTTTCAAAATCTGATGGTGTAAATCGAAGATTTTACAGCATGTCAACTGAAATAAACAATCAAAAGAAAAGCTATTATGCCATACTGGAAAGAACTCAGAAAGGAGATTTAGATATTACAGAATGGATCCTTTGGTTTTTAGAATGCTTAAAAAACAGCATCCTTAACTCAAGTACAATTGTAGACAAAGTAGTTAAAAAACATCAATTTTGGGTTAAAAATGCAAAACTGATAAGCAATAAACGTCAGCAAAAGGTACTTAACATGCTTATGGATAATTTCGAAGGAAATTTAAATACCGGCAAATGGGCCAAAATAACGAAAACATCTACAGATACAGCCCTCAGAGACATAACAGATTTAGTTAACAAAGGGATCTTGATCAAAGCAAGTTCAGGAGGAAGAAGTACTCATTACATTCTAAATGATCCTTTAAAATAA
- a CDS encoding helix-turn-helix domain-containing protein yields the protein MSIAEKPYHIGRKISRIRELKDMKQEALAQALGISQQSVSTIENSESIDEEKLKEVAKVLGVTVEAIKNFSEEAVINYFNNIYDHGAFNKHYNECTFNPLDKVVELYERLVQAEKDKNEYLEKLLKGK from the coding sequence ATGAGCATAGCAGAAAAACCATATCATATAGGGCGAAAAATCAGCCGTATTCGTGAACTAAAAGACATGAAACAAGAAGCTTTGGCACAAGCTTTAGGTATATCTCAACAATCTGTTTCTACTATAGAAAACAGCGAAAGCATAGACGAAGAAAAACTGAAAGAAGTAGCAAAAGTGCTTGGAGTAACCGTTGAAGCCATTAAAAACTTTTCAGAAGAAGCCGTAATTAACTATTTTAATAATATCTACGATCACGGAGCCTTTAACAAACATTATAATGAATGTACTTTTAATCCTTTAGACAAAGTTGTTGAACTTTACGAGCGCTTAGTGCAAGCGGAGAAGGATAAGAATGAATATTTGGAGAAGTTATTGAAAGGGAAATAA
- a CDS encoding S-adenosylmethionine decarboxylase family protein, with the protein MDLPPYSPGLHKLVTLHVDETQKLTNSQGFVDATNMILEKYGLEKVGGVVHNFDNDSFTISFCLKESHICIHTWPEYNQLTLDVYLCNYLQDNSQKVKDVMADYISYFEGRIIKDFEINR; encoded by the coding sequence ATGGATTTACCTCCTTACTCACCAGGATTGCATAAACTGGTTACTTTACATGTCGATGAAACTCAGAAACTAACCAATAGTCAGGGCTTTGTTGATGCGACCAATATGATTTTAGAAAAATATGGACTGGAAAAGGTAGGGGGGGTTGTACATAATTTCGACAACGATAGTTTTACAATTTCATTCTGCTTAAAAGAATCTCATATCTGCATACATACCTGGCCCGAATACAATCAACTTACATTGGATGTTTATCTGTGTAACTATCTTCAGGATAATTCACAGAAAGTTAAAGATGTTATGGCGGATTATATTAGCTATTTTGAAGGAAGAATTATTAAAGATTTTGAAATCAATCGATAG